The genome window GAGGGGACAGACGGTAACAAGCCTTTTACAGCAGGCAGAAGGAAACTCTTGCCCACAGGCAAACAGCACCCGCCTGGAAGCACAGGGCCCTTACCTGCCGAGATTTGCCTGCCTGCTTCACACTGTAGAACATCGGACCCAGCTCCGCCAACCACTCTCCATCCACAGCGGTCACACACTGCATGTACTCCTGTGGGCAGAAAAGCAACAGGGTAGAGGTCACAGGGGAGCCATGTCCTTCCCAGCATGATTTCACGATGACGAGCCACGTGAGAAGGGTCCCACTGCTAGTCCTGTGAGGCTGGAAAATGCAAGGGACACTGGAATTGTCATCCCTTCTCCACCCACAATCCCCTATGCTTGAGGAAACAGCCCTCAGCATCCAACAGGAAAGCCCAGGCATGCAGAAAGCCCCTCCGATGGCACCAGCAGGGGGCGATCCTCTGGCACAGCTGAGGCCGCTGTATTCCTACACGTTAACCTGATAATATTCCCACAAGAACCCCAGCTGAAGAGCAGCCTGAAAGGCCCTGCAGAAAAAAACCGGTGTCTCAGGTCTCCAGAGCTCTATTCAAGACAGAAGAGGGCTGCAAAGCCCTAGCTCCAGTCAGTGGGCCCCAAAACTGGAACTCCTCGGGCAAGACTCACCTTGGTGGTCATGACCAGCTCATGATACACAATGTAGTCGGGGGTGTAGCCCATTCCAAAGAGGGAGCTGGTGGGGTGTAAGTGGCAGGGCATCCCTGTGCGGATGTTCACATACTCCCCAATCccctagaagagaaaacaggTGGCCACATCACCAACaccatcttgacacaagctacaacCTGCATGAGAAAGGACTTTGCTTGCACACAGGTGTCAAAAGGGGCCAGAGCTCTGTGGCTCCTCGGCTCACCTTGAGCTTGGCTGCCTGGTGGAAATAGGCAGCACAGATACACTTTCTGACAATGTCCCAGTCAGTACCACACGAGGCCAGGCTCATCCGCTGCTGCACCATGATATCCTTGAGCTGGGCCCTTACCTCCCGAACCTAGAACAGGACACAGACAAGACAGGATGGAGCCTCCCCTCCACCATACCACCCCTTCCTCCAGACTGTGCCCCTCTGGGCTGCCGCCCCACCTTCCGCATGGCCTTGGCATGGATGAAATGGTCATTGCACCAGATGGTAGAGTAATTATTGTTCTTCCACTGCAGGTAGACATTCAGGTAAGTCAGATGGTCACTTTCCGGGACAGCAAACTTCTCCCGGATTTGATcgctctcctcctctctgccctagGGAAAGAAACAGGGACCTTTAAATATAGGCACAGGGAGGCCAGACCCATAGGGCATATCCCAAGGTTCTCACACTAGACCTGCCAACATGTCAATATGCccaacaatacaaaataaaaataacttctaataaaataaactaaaaccttAGGTCTCAGGCAGAACCATACTAAGAGATCAAAGATGGTCTTGCAAATTTCCAGAACACTGTGAGGCCCACTGACGcagccctcccacctcctccacttCTCCCTATGAGAAGACAGCAAAGGCAGCATCTCCATGCCCGGAACACACAGGATCAAATGATCCCTCGAGCCCTCTGGGGAGAGAAGCCGCCTTCCTACCTTGGGCCTGTAGAAGATGGCAGGGACTGAAAGCATGGAGACGATGAGCAGGATCTCAGAGCTGCAGCCCATGTCACATGACACGATGAGCATCTTGGAGAGAGCCGGGTCCAGTGGGAACTCCACCATCAGGCGCCCCGTGGAAGTGAGACCACCTACAGCGGAAACAAAGCCGGAAAAGCAGTGTCCAGAGGATGAAAGCGAGCAGCGGGCCAGTCCCTCGAGGTCCCAGCAGCTCCCGGCCATGCACCTGTGTTATCCAGGGCTCCGAGGATCCAGAGCTGATACATGGAGTTGAGCATGTTGTCCTCTGGGGGCGGGTCCATGAAGTGGAACTGCAGCAGGTCCTGCACCCCCAGGGACTTGAGCAGGAGCACTACATTGGCAAGGTTGGTCCTCTGGATCTCAGGCACTGTGGTGGTCAGGAGCTCGTTCTTGTAAGCACTCTGTGTGTAGAGTCTGCCAGGGAGAAGCCAATGACTGGGCTGTAcctgccccaggctggcctgccggCCTCTCCCATGGACTGGCTACACTCAGGAACCACACAGCAGAATGTCGAATATACTATTCAAGAGCCTCATCCTAACAGCCAACAAATCCTACAAGCAGGGACCTGCGCCACCCACTTCTATCTGCTCAACCGGTCTTCTAACCCTGGCTCTTCCGCTGGAGCCTCCTATACGTCTGGGGGAGCCAAAGTGTCTAAGCCTAGAATTACAGCAAGGTTTACTGTCTTAACATCTCTATGTATTTGCTGGATTTCTAGTGAATGCATTCTTCTTTTTCAGTCAtaaaaacagaggagaaaaagTAATCAGGCAAGTGAAAAAGCATTTACTCAGACCCAGCCTCTGGAGGGGCCTGTTGTCCTTGCTGCTGATCACTGCAGGTCCCTTCCTACAGAACTGTCTCAGGGCAGAAACCCCTCGGAAGACTGCTTCCACTCATCGGCACCACCCAGTGGCAGCTCTAAGGAGGGCCAGCACCAGAGAAGGGCCCAGGGTTCTGGTCCGTAGTCCCAGCACTGCCCTAAGAAGCAGGCTAGCACAGGGCTCCTACCTGAAACACTGACCTGGGCCCGTCCTGCCAGCTCTCCCTGACCTCTGGTTGGCGTTGGCCTGGCTGATGGGGTAAATCTGCAGAGCATCCATGCCAATCCTGGGGTTGAAGACCTAGTAGGGTACACAAAAGAACTGATTAAGGACAGAGTGAGGGGAAAGAAAAGTAGCCCTGAGACAAAGACAAACCCCGCTACTACTCACCACAGAGGAAGTGTCCTAACACCTCAACTGGCTGTCATTTTAGAGCCGGAGACTCAAGGAAGTCTCCATCGATACCGGCTCTGTGACCACTACAGAGTTGCTTCAATTATCTATACCATCAAGCTACCACAAGGATTAGCTGAACCACACACGTGGCAAGATCAGGGCTCACTGTTAACCAACACCGCTGCCACTCTCTTGTGCACCTAACGGGGTGGACCAGGGCCTGACTTAGAGCCTCTATGCTGAATTCACTCTGGGTGAGGACCCAGAGTCCAACCTCCCGTATCACTCCTTACCTTTAACTTGCAGTAGCCAGAGTCGATAACAAACATGATGCCATCAACAGTCAGAGACGTCTCAGCAATGTTGGTAGCAACGATACACTTCCGGACGCCATCTGGAGCCTAGGGCCAACCAATCAGGACATGCAGGAAGAGAGTTAAGTCTTCAGGAAAGAAAGACTGAACAAGCAAAAGCCCACTTCCCACCTGCTCTTGCCCTCCTCTGTAGGACACCAAAGGTCCCCATCACACCTTCTGGAAGATTTTggcctggaggtcagaaggcaactggGAGTAGATGGGCAGCACAGCCAAGGCAGGCGCATTCTCCAGCTCTTCCAGGTGTTCCACAATCTGGTCAGATGTCACCTAAGGCACAGGAAGAAGTCATGAGACCCTGGAGGCCCAAACTCTCATGCACAGGTTTCACCCATCTGCCCCAGTGGGGGCCAAAGCACGCACCTCAATGTCCTCTTGGCCAGGCATGAAGATAAGGATGTCTCCAGGGGCCCCAGACAGGTGTACCTGCAAGGACTGTTTCACCGCGGCCTCCACATAATCTTCCTGTGGGGTCTGCAACACCAACAGAGGGCAGTGAGAGGGTACAGTGGCAGCACAGGTCAGCAACCCCCAGAGGACACACAGCTTTGTCACCTGTCTGGACTGCAGAACTGGACTCAGGGATGCCAACCTCAGGATGAGCCTGATTGCTGTGGCCCTTACAATTAGAGCTGGTCTCTCCCTAGGCCCTGACTTCAGAAACAAGGACATAAAGCCTTCCTCAGAGCACAGGGCTATGTCCACCGGATCTCTGGAGCTGCAGGCTGCCCATTTGCCCCATGGCACTGACTACGTCTTCCCCAGCTCCgcaccccacctcctccagctgcCTTTTCCGAGCACGCCAAAGGACAGAGGGCTCTGTACCTTGCTGAAGAGGATGTCAACAGGGAAGGTACGCCCTGGGATGTGGAAGATGGGGACATTCCCAAAGAAGGCAGCAAATTTCTCTGCATCCATAGTAGCTGATGTGACGATGAGCTTCAGGTCTGAGCGCCGAGCCACGACCTACGAGAAGGGGTCAACAGAGGCGCCTGTGGCGTGGGCCTACAGCCTCAGCTTGTTaccacagagaaagcagaagcCAAAGCTGGGAAAGCTGTGCACTAGGTTTATCAACCCTGGACTGAATGATGGAACCATGAACCACAAGTCACTCAGCTGAGTAAGAAAAGACACCAGCAGGACTGAGCAGGCGACCTGGGAGCGTCAGAGGAACTCACCTGGAGCACCTCAGCCACAGAAGGAACAGACCCCAGAGCTCTTACCTCCCGGAGCAGCCCAAAGAGCACGTCAGTGTTGAGGGACCGTTCATGGGCCTCATCCATGATGATGGCACTGTAATGATCCAGGTCAGCCTCCCGGAGGGACTCTCGGAGCAGGATCCCATCAGTCATGTATTTGATCAAGGTGTTTTCAGAAGTGCAGTCTTCAAAGCGAATGGCATAACCCACCTGGGGGCAGAGACACAGCTCAGAAAGCAGCCACTACTAACTCACGGTGAGCCCCCTCAGACTGGGGTCCAGCCTAAGCAGACCACAGCCTCCAGCACAAATGGCAGAAGCTATCAGGAAAAGGCTACATGGCTCAGACCTCATGCCCACTCACCTCTTCTCCAAGGTTTCCCCCCATCTCTTCGCTGACTCTCTTGGCCACTGACATGGCAGCCACACGCCGGGGCTGGGTGCAGCCAATCATCCCATAGTCCGTGTAGCCATCTTCATGCAAGTACTGGGTCAGCTGAGTGGTCTTGCCGCTCCCTGTCTCCCCAACCACGATCACAATGCTGTTATCTCTACAAGGAAGAGCAAGCAAAGCATTGAGCAGCCTGAGTGGAAAGCCACTCTCGAGAAAACTCCCCAAGAAACCTTAAGAAGTCTTTGCTGCCACTGGTAAAGCCTAGCTTCACCAAAAGCCAGCCTCTTAAGAAACTACAACCTGAAATGTCTGGACACAGCCACGTTGAACCTGAAGCACTAAAGGAAGTAAGGTCACATCACTTCATGCAGCATACCCTAAGCCAATCCACTGGGAAAACACTATTTCCCTTCCCCATGAGACGCCCCTCCCTGGGCCACAGAGCCTCCGGACATTACCTGATGATGGTGAGAAGTTCCTGCTGTACAGCAAAGATGGGCAGGTACTGCCTCTGCTCCAAGATGGACTTCTTCTTTGCAAACTCACTGCTGGCCTCACTTTTCTCCTTCATGTGATCTGCAAACTTCTGCTCAGTCCTGGAAAACGCAACAGCACATATGATCTCCCCACACTGTCCCTCAGGGTAAGTTAGCTGCCCTCCTTCTCGCTCCCAAGAATGTGAACAACTGCGACAAGAAGCAATCAACCTCCTAGACACCAAAGCAGCCTGGCCATCCAAGACTGCATCTCACTGGGCCTAAGGAGCAGCCCATGGCACAAGACTCCGTCACCCATCACACACAGTCCAGAGCCCTGACCAAACAGCTGACAGGGATCGGAGCAGACCTTCAAGATGGGAGGATCGCCCATCCTAAACAAAGTGCGGCCAGAAGAGGAGCTGAAATTAACCAGCAGGTCACTAATTAGACAGAAGATCCCGGGCAACCACTTTACACAGCCACAGatcttccaagttctggctacACAGTAAAGGACATAGATCAGAACTCCTCCCTCCCTTTATAGGGCTGCACAGTGCAAAGGCCTCACTTTCAAAGAACTGTGAGAACAGCTCACTTATATTTGTCTTGTTTCTATGTAAGTAATCAGTGTCTGATACATGGTTACACCCTAGACCATTCCACCCACCTTCCCCAAGAGTCCTTTCCTCCCTCAGCTCTGCCCCAAGCTCCTTCAAGTTTCTATGCCTAATTTCACTCAGTCTACCCGGTCACCTGACAACTGAAACGTAAGGGACTAAATGACCCAGAGCCCAGCAGGGCTGACCAGTAATACCAACTTTTATTTGCGACACTTCACACAGAACTACTAGAGAACTACCAGGTCAAGATGATGTTTCCATGGGGACATAGCATTACTCCAAGGATGAGGAGAGAAAGGGGCATGTGAGTCTAGTGCCCACCCAATGCAGGGACTCCACTAAGCAGGGACTCAAGAGCTGTAAAAACCTCCATGAACAGATAACGTACTACCAAAAGAGAGAGCCTCTCGGACTTAAAAAGCAGTTCCTCCAACGTACTGAAGTCCGACCAAGGAAAGAAATCTGCCCTCCCACGTGGAACACCTCAAAGAGCAGGGAGTCCCCCACAGGACTGTCTGGGGCTGAACTCAAGCACCATTTCCTCGCTGGGTGCCCTCGAGCCAAGTCCTTCACCTCCCTGACCTCAGTCTACATGACCGTCACTGCAGCAGCAATGGGGACAGCGGGAGGAGTCCCCAGGGCAGTCAGTCTACAGTCGTCTACCGTCAGCAGACAGGAGACCCGAGGGGACAGCAATGGGGACGGTGGGAGGAGTCCCCAGGGCAGTCAGTCTACAGTCGTCTACCGTCAGCAGACAGGAGACCCGGGGGGACAGcaatggggagggggggagggcagTCGTCTAGTCGCACGGCAGACAGGAGACCCGGGGGAC of Peromyscus leucopus breed LL Stock chromosome 5, UCI_PerLeu_2.1, whole genome shotgun sequence contains these proteins:
- the Dhx38 gene encoding pre-mRNA-splicing factor ATP-dependent RNA helicase PRP16, giving the protein MEDTGEDTSIHRLEGTDLDSQVGGLICKTKSAASEQHVFKAPAPRPSLLGLDLLASLKRREREEKDDGNDKKKSRVSSYKDWEESKDDQKEAEEEGDEQAGRGGRKDRHYRSARVETPSHPGGVSEEFWERSRQRERDRREHGVYASSKEEKDRKKEKSRDRDYDRKRDRDDRDRSRHSSRSERDGGSERSSRRNEPESPRHRPKDAATPSRSTWEEEDSGYGSSRRSQWESPSPTPSYRDSERSHRPSTRDRDRTVRSKYSDDTPLPTPSYKYNEWADDRRHLGSTPRLSRGRGRREDGEEGISFDTEEERQQWEDDQRQADRDWYMMDEGYDEFHNPLAYSSEDYVRRREQHLHKQKQKRISAQRRQINEDNERWETNRMLTSGVVHRLEVDEDFEEDNAAKVHLMVHNLVPPFLDGRIVFTKQPEPVIPVKDATSDLAIIARKGSQTVRKHREQKERRKAQHKHWELAGTKLGDIMGVKKEEEPDEAVTEDGKVDYRTEQKFADHMKEKSEASSEFAKKKSILEQRQYLPIFAVQQELLTIIRDNSIVIVVGETGSGKTTQLTQYLHEDGYTDYGMIGCTQPRRVAAMSVAKRVSEEMGGNLGEEVGYAIRFEDCTSENTLIKYMTDGILLRESLREADLDHYSAIIMDEAHERSLNTDVLFGLLREVVARRSDLKLIVTSATMDAEKFAAFFGNVPIFHIPGRTFPVDILFSKTPQEDYVEAAVKQSLQVHLSGAPGDILIFMPGQEDIEVTSDQIVEHLEELENAPALAVLPIYSQLPSDLQAKIFQKAPDGVRKCIVATNIAETSLTVDGIMFVIDSGYCKLKVFNPRIGMDALQIYPISQANANQRSGRAGRTGPGQCFRLYTQSAYKNELLTTTVPEIQRTNLANVVLLLKSLGVQDLLQFHFMDPPPEDNMLNSMYQLWILGALDNTGGLTSTGRLMVEFPLDPALSKMLIVSCDMGCSSEILLIVSMLSVPAIFYRPKGREEESDQIREKFAVPESDHLTYLNVYLQWKNNNYSTIWCNDHFIHAKAMRKVREVRAQLKDIMVQQRMSLASCGTDWDIVRKCICAAYFHQAAKLKGIGEYVNIRTGMPCHLHPTSSLFGMGYTPDYIVYHELVMTTKEYMQCVTAVDGEWLAELGPMFYSVKQAGKSRQENRRRAKEEASAMEEEMALAEEQLRARRQEQEKRSPLGSVRSTKIYTPGRKEQGEPMTPRRTPARFGL